Part of the Amycolatopsis sp. 195334CR genome is shown below.
GGAGAACCCGCACCGCTGGGGCGGCATAGTCGACCTGCCCGCCGAGTTCGACGCGGACACCGCACGCCTGTTCGCCACCGCGTTGTCCCACCGCGGCGGGGACAACCGCTTCGCCATCGACCGCGGCAGGCTCTACGCGGCCCGCACCGTTCGCGAGCCCGGGCACGACTGGGTCCCGCGCGGCACCGTGCTCATCACCGGCGGCACCGGCGCGCTCGGCACCCGCGTCGCGCGGTGGGCGGCCGAACAGGGCGCGGAGCACCTCGTGCTGGTCAGCCGCCGCGGTCCGGCCGCGGCCGAGGCGGCGGAGCTGCGCAAGCTGCTGGCGGGCACCCGGGTCACCATGGCCGCCGCCGACGTCACCGACGAGGCTTCGCTCGCCAGGCTCAAGCAGGAGTGCGGCCCGATCGACGCGGTGGTGCACACCGCCGGGCACGACGCCGTCGGCCCGTTGCCCGAACTGCGCCCGGCCGACCTGCTCACCCGGGTCGTCGGCGCGCGCAACCTCGACCGCGTCTTCGCCGCCACCGAACTCGACGCCTTCGTCCTGATGTCCACATTGGACGGCGTGCAGGGACGGGCCGGCCAGGGCGCGGCGGCGGCGACGAGCGCCTACCTGGCCGCGCTCGCCGAACGCCGCCGCGCTCGCGGCGGCCGGGCGCACGCACTGGCCTACGACTGTCGCGGCACCGACGACCTGCGGATCTTCGTGTTCCCGGACCGGCTCGGCCAGCCTGGGCTGGCCGCGGACCTGTGCGATCGCTCGCCCGACTTCGCCGCCACCTACGCCGAATGCGAGCAGCGGCTGGCCAGGTACACCGATCCCCGGCACGGCCAGGACTGGGCGACGATGGTCGCGCTCGCCGCGATGTGGCGGGCCCACGGCGTGCGCCCGGCGCGGGTGCTCGGCCACGGCGTCGGCGAGATCGCGGCGGCGGTGGTCGGCGGCTCGCTCACCGTGGAGGAGGGCGCGAAGGCGGTCGCCGTGCGCTCGCAGGAGATGGTCGCGGTGTCCCTGCCGGAGAGCGAGGTGGCCGACCGGATCGCCCGCTGGCACGGCCGGATCGGCGTGCTCGCGGTCGACGGGCCCCAGTCGGTGGTGGTGTCCGGGGACCCGGCCGCGATCGACGAGCTGACCTTCCGCTTCCGCGCCGGTCGCATCACCGTGCGCCGCCTGGTCCGGGCGTCGTCGGGCGGTGCGGAGGCGTTCCAGCGCAACCTGTCCGCCTACCGCGAGCACGGGTACCGGCTGATCGAGATGACCGGCCCGCCGGTGCCCGCGCGCCCGGCGCGATCGCTCGAGGTGGGCTGATGGTCTTCGACCTGGTCGAGCCGATCGCCGGGACCGGCGCGCTCCTGTGCTGCGGAGACCTCCGCGAGGAAACCCACCCGTGGCTCGCGGGCAAGCCGTTGCCCGCCGAGCTGGTGACCGAACTGCTCGCGCTCGCCGGTGCGGAGGCGGGGTGCGGGCACGTGCGTGAACTACGCGTGGAAGCGGATCTCCTGCTGCCCGCGCGGTTCCAGGTGCGCGTCGGCGCGCTGGAGAACGGCATGCGCGCGGTCCACCTCTACACGCGCTCCGGCGAGGACTGGACCCGGCACGCGACCGGCATCGTCGAACCCGCGGTGGCCACCGAACCCGCCGACGACGGTTGGCACCCGCGGCCACCGCTGCCCCGGGCGGCCGGACCGGAGCCGCGGGTGGTCCCGTTCACCACCACCGAGCAGGCCCGGGAACTGGCGCGCGGCGGGGAACGCCTGGTGTTCGCCGACGAGCACGAGGCCACCGCCGTGGTGCTGCCGGAGGTGCTCGGTTCGGCCACACCACCGCTGATCGTGCGCGCGGGCGTTGCGTATGCGTTGGACAGCAACGAAAGCACGGACGACGAACCGATCGCGGTCATCGGGGTGAGCGGGCGCTTCCCCGGCGAGATCGGGCCGGTGCCCGAGGATCGCGGCTGGGATGTGGCGCCACACGGCGCTTTCCTGCGTGCGCCGGGCGATTTCGACGCGGCGTTCTTCGGGATGACCGGGGAACAGGCGCTGGTGGTCGATCCGCAACACCGGTTGCTGCTGGAAACCGCTTGGGAGGCCTTCGAAAACGCCGGGATCGACCCGGAACGGATGCGCGGCGAGAAGGTCGGGGTGTTCACCGGCGTGCACGGCAGGCACTACGAATCGCTGGTGTGGGCGGCCTCCATGGACGCGCCGCCGATGCCCGCCGCGGTGCGCGTGGCGCAGGCGTTCGGCCTCGCCGGTCCGGCGGTGGAGACCGGTGAAGCGTGCCGGCGGGCCGTCGAATCGCTGCGCCGGGGCGAGTCGTCGATGGCGCTGGCGGGCTGGGCGAGCGTGCTGGCCACCCCGGACGCGGTCGCCGACGATCCGGCGGAAGGCGCCGGAATCCTGCTCCTGCAACGACTTTCCGAGGCCGAACGGCTCGGCCATCCGGTGCTGGCCACGGTGCCAGAGCGACCGGGCTCGGTACCGGAACTGCTCGAATCGGTGCGGCGGACGGTCCGGCCGGAACCCGCCGAGCCGATCGCCGACCTGCCGATGGCGTGGCCGCTGTCGGCGAAGTCCGAAGCCGCCTTGCGCGCGCGGGCCACCCAGCTACTGTCCTGTTTGGACACCGACGCGCCGGCGGACATCGGGCTCTCACTGACCGAGCGGA
Proteins encoded:
- a CDS encoding SDR family NAD(P)-dependent oxidoreductase, which produces MSDRIDNALDCWRHRLDWRPVSGTPALSGRWAIVVPDLDDGDRFAAVLREFGAEPILVPAGDRGAMADCFRIFRELSGVVSLLALAETDGDLPPGVASTVYLMQALGDAGQSVPLWCVTRGAMATGGDPVQALLWGLGRAAVLENPHRWGGIVDLPAEFDADTARLFATALSHRGGDNRFAIDRGRLYAARTVREPGHDWVPRGTVLITGGTGALGTRVARWAAEQGAEHLVLVSRRGPAAAEAAELRKLLAGTRVTMAAADVTDEASLARLKQECGPIDAVVHTAGHDAVGPLPELRPADLLTRVVGARNLDRVFAATELDAFVLMSTLDGVQGRAGQGAAAATSAYLAALAERRRARGGRAHALAYDCRGTDDLRIFVFPDRLGQPGLAADLCDRSPDFAATYAECEQRLARYTDPRHGQDWATMVALAAMWRAHGVRPARVLGHGVGEIAAAVVGGSLTVEEGAKAVAVRSQEMVAVSLPESEVADRIARWHGRIGVLAVDGPQSVVVSGDPAAIDELTFRFRAGRITVRRLVRASSGGAEAFQRNLSAYREHGYRLIEMTGPPVPARPARSLEVG
- a CDS encoding acyltransferase domain-containing protein, whose translation is MVFDLVEPIAGTGALLCCGDLREETHPWLAGKPLPAELVTELLALAGAEAGCGHVRELRVEADLLLPARFQVRVGALENGMRAVHLYTRSGEDWTRHATGIVEPAVATEPADDGWHPRPPLPRAAGPEPRVVPFTTTEQARELARGGERLVFADEHEATAVVLPEVLGSATPPLIVRAGVAYALDSNESTDDEPIAVIGVSGRFPGEIGPVPEDRGWDVAPHGAFLRAPGDFDAAFFGMTGEQALVVDPQHRLLLETAWEAFENAGIDPERMRGEKVGVFTGVHGRHYESLVWAASMDAPPMPAAVRVAQAFGLAGPAVETGEACRRAVESLRRGESSMALAGWASVLATPDAVADDPAEGAGILLLQRLSEAERLGHPVLATVPERPGSVPELLESVRRTVRPEPAEPIADLPMAWPLSAKSEAALRARATQLLSCLDTDAPADIGLSLTERTEFTQRAVIIGEHPDEFREALTALAEGRTAPNLVLGSAAETTAPVLVFPGGELDWTSNELLEHPVFADRIADCERALSPHVDWSLTELLHNELVPDRVDVVLPVRWAVQVAVAALWESFGVRPSAVLGHGDGEIAAAVVCGALSLEDGAKVAALRARALRGIVGRGGVVAVSLPEHEVVDRIGFWPGRVAVAAIDSPESVLVSGDAAALDELMYRFKADRIRVRRLPVGHAAHSAHVEEIEQLVKDLLAGITPAAAAVPFFSTVTGDWFDTTELTADYWYWNLRQPVLFAHAHKALADQGCVFAEAGDPGGLRPFLTAVAGAHLRGAAVDWRACFPGARRVALPTYPFQRERYWIDLTHSGSPASAARPAGHTAA